The Callospermophilus lateralis isolate mCalLat2 chromosome 3, mCalLat2.hap1, whole genome shotgun sequence genome has a segment encoding these proteins:
- the Spag4 gene encoding sperm-associated antigen 4 protein, with translation MRRSPRPGSAASPHKPNFYSDNSNSSESVISGDSSGHRSAGPGPREPEGRRAGGSSCGEPALSPGLPGGPTWAGRSRQKPASRSHKGQTAGGAATVRGGASEPTESPVVSEEPLDLLSTLDLRQEMPPPRVSKSFLSLLFQVLSVVLSLVGDALVSVYREVFSIRFLITAVSLLSVFLAALWWGLLYLVPPLENEPKEMLTLSEYHERVRSQGQQLQQLQAELDKLHKEVSSVRAAHSERVAKLVFQRLNEDFVRKPDYALSSVGASIDLEKTSHDYEDTNTAYFWNRFSFWNYARPPSVILEPDVFPGNCWAFEGDQGQVVIRLPGRVELSDITLQHPPPSVAHTGGANSAPRDFAVFGLQVDDETEVFLGKFTFDVKKSEIQTFHLQNDPPSAFPKVKIQILSNWGHPRFTCLYRVRAHGVRTSEGAGDSAMGATGGSH, from the exons ATGCGGCGGAGCCCTCGACCAGGCTCGGCCGCGTCCCCGCACAAACCCAACTTCTACAGCGACAACAGCAATAGTTCAGAGAGCGTCATTTCGGGGGACAGCAGCGGGCACCGTTCAGCTGGGCCGGGGCCAAGGGAACCCGAGGGCAGAAGGGCTGGGGGCTCCAGCTGCGGTGAGCCTGCCCTGAGCCCAGGACTGCCCGGAGGACCCACATGGGCAGGAAGGTCTCGGCAGAAGCCGGCGTCTCGGAGCCACAAAGGGCAGACCGCTGGTGGCGCCGCAACCGTGAGGGGCGGGGCCTCGG AACCGACTGAGTCTCCTGTAGTCTCTGAGGAGCCGCTCGATCTTCTCTCCACCCTGGATCTGAGGCAGGAGATGCCTCCGCCGCGAGTGTCCAAGAGCTTCCTGA GCCTCCTCTTCCAGGTGCTGAGCGTGGTGTTATCCCTGGTAGGAGACGCGCTGGTCAGTGTGTACAG GGAGGTCTTTTCCATACGCTTCCTGATCACTGCAGTGTCGCTGCTGAGCGTCTTTCTGGCAG CACTCTGGTGGGGGCTCCTGTACCTGGTCCCTCCTCTGGAGAAT GAACCAAAGGAGATGCTGACTCTAAG CGAGTACCACGAGCGAGTGCGCTCTCAGGGGCAGCAGCTGCAGCAGCTCCAGGCCGAGCTAGATAAGCTCCACAAGGAGGTGTCCAGTGTTCGCGCAGCCCACAGCGAG AGAGTGGCCAAGCTAGTGTTTCAGAGGCTGAATGAGGACTTCGTGAGGAAACCCGACTACGCGCTGAGCTCTGTGG GAGCCTCTATCGACCTAGAGAAGACATCCCACGACTACGAGGACACGAACACTGCCTACTTCTGGAACCGCTTCAGCTTTTGGAACTACGCGCGGCCGCCCTCGGTCATCCTGGAG CCAGATGTGTTCCCTGGAAATTGCTGGGCTTTTGAGGGCGACCAGGGTCAGGTGGTCATCAGGTTGCCAGGTCGTGTGGAGCTGAGCGACATCACCCTACAGCATCCACCGCCCAGCGTGGCACACACCGGGGGAGCCAATAGCGCCCCCAGAGACTTCGCAGTCTTT GGCCTTCAGGTTGATGATGAGACTGAAGTTTTCTTGGGGAAATTCACCTTTGATGTGAAGAAATCTGAGATTCAGACTTTCCATCTACAG AATGACCCTCCATCTGCCTTTCCAAAGGTGAAGATCCAGATTCTAAGCAACTGGGGCCACCCACGTTTCACATGCTTGTATCGAGTCCGCGCACATGGTGTGCGAACCTCAGAGGGGGCAGGGGATAGTGCCATGGGGGCCACTGGGGGGTCCCATTAA